Proteins from a single region of Mucilaginibacter daejeonensis:
- a CDS encoding RagB/SusD family nutrient uptake outer membrane protein encodes MKRRNIKTALIAFCAVLMCGSCKKALEEKPYSFIAPEQLGDSKEAAQLWVNGVKSSFTTGGFFAYAIFNRVYDVDSDDATGPNWAFAATGAGNFQENTDIRAYWFDLYNLISRSNNAISRITAMTAIDQPSKDNALGELNFYRAWAYFTLVRAFGPVPLYKFSVTDGEDPDQPRASVANVYAFIIECLKLSETQLYSRKNAAYKAGTVSQEAAKTMLAKVYLNMASGALSGAQITVYGGPQGKSGARLNPVATTYTKSVVAGHETFNARDYFTLARNKAKEVIDGADGNTGLFSTWEQIWQKGNRGGKEHLWMMYGRSNNEDFGNFLTYHYSGIEGANGARVQSGGGFYGLSDHWYNLFETKDARIRQGVVHKWLNYRGDKQWYPSKEVGSTDPAVGYDPTYAYSDDDSHIALVTKYYDVADRTVFRTDAAYPWLRYAETLLIYAEADNEVNGPTADAVNVVNQLRTRSNATPVSVADFNQQSLRSFIVEERRRELAAEGSRAWDLRRWGIYLQVMNAIGAVDANGIVKSRQNRHLLFPLPIDEINGNKNIDGNNPGW; translated from the coding sequence ATGAAAAGAAGAAATATCAAAACAGCTTTGATCGCCTTTTGCGCCGTATTGATGTGCGGTTCATGCAAAAAGGCATTAGAAGAAAAACCATATTCGTTCATCGCACCCGAGCAGTTAGGCGACTCAAAAGAAGCGGCTCAGTTATGGGTGAACGGGGTAAAGAGTTCGTTTACCACCGGCGGCTTTTTTGCTTACGCCATATTCAACAGGGTATATGATGTGGATAGTGATGATGCTACCGGACCAAACTGGGCGTTCGCAGCTACCGGTGCCGGTAACTTTCAGGAAAATACCGATATACGTGCGTACTGGTTCGATCTTTACAACCTGATATCAAGATCCAACAATGCCATCAGCCGCATCACCGCCATGACGGCTATCGATCAGCCATCAAAGGATAACGCTTTAGGTGAACTGAACTTTTACCGTGCCTGGGCTTACTTTACCTTAGTAAGGGCATTTGGCCCGGTGCCGTTGTACAAGTTCTCGGTAACTGACGGAGAAGACCCAGATCAGCCGCGAGCTTCGGTAGCTAACGTCTATGCATTCATCATAGAATGTTTGAAGCTATCGGAGACCCAGTTATACAGCCGCAAGAACGCCGCTTATAAAGCTGGTACTGTAAGCCAGGAAGCTGCTAAGACCATGTTGGCCAAAGTGTACTTAAATATGGCTTCGGGGGCGTTATCAGGAGCGCAGATCACCGTATATGGCGGCCCTCAAGGCAAAAGTGGCGCACGCCTTAACCCGGTGGCCACCACTTATACCAAATCTGTAGTTGCCGGCCACGAAACTTTCAACGCCCGCGACTACTTCACATTGGCTCGTAACAAAGCTAAAGAAGTGATCGATGGTGCTGATGGCAACACCGGCCTGTTCTCGACCTGGGAGCAGATCTGGCAAAAAGGTAACCGCGGTGGCAAAGAGCATTTGTGGATGATGTACGGCCGGAGCAATAACGAGGATTTCGGTAACTTTTTGACCTATCACTATTCAGGTATCGAAGGTGCCAATGGTGCACGCGTACAAAGTGGCGGTGGTTTTTACGGCTTGTCAGATCACTGGTATAACTTATTTGAAACGAAGGACGCACGTATTCGCCAAGGCGTGGTGCATAAATGGTTGAATTACCGTGGCGATAAGCAATGGTATCCAAGCAAAGAGGTAGGCAGCACCGACCCTGCGGTAGGTTATGATCCTACTTATGCCTACTCTGACGATGATAGCCATATCGCTTTAGTGACCAAATACTATGATGTGGCGGATCGAACCGTTTTCCGTACCGATGCCGCTTACCCATGGTTGCGTTATGCGGAAACGTTACTGATCTATGCTGAGGCAGACAATGAGGTGAACGGACCTACCGCCGATGCGGTGAATGTTGTCAACCAATTGCGTACCCGCAGTAATGCCACACCGGTTTCCGTTGCTGATTTTAACCAGCAATCGTTACGCTCATTCATCGTTGAAGAACGTCGCCGTGAGCTGGCAGCAGAGGGCAGCCGCGCCTGGGACCTAAGAAGATGGGGCATATACCTGCAAGTGATGAATGCCATTGGTGCCGTTGATGCCAATGGAATCGTTAAGAGCCGTCAAAACAGGCATTTGCTGTTCCCACTGCCGATTGACGAGATCAATGGTAACAAGAACATTGATGGTAATAACCCTGGCTGGTAA
- a CDS encoding glycan-binding surface protein yields the protein MRTFKFKHHIIMLSAVMAALHLTSCKKDQSSDNDCSGTPVITKVVKSTDRSVTLSSGDLRQFVTIQGSNLCGVTEVMFNNIKVTSADFYATADEITVRVPASVPSSDQITNKITVNTPSGNATTNFVVNIPPISITGVDNEYAPAGTTMTLLGPSFGIYGFTGGKGKVFFGTTEATITKATPDTLQVTVPAGVQQNSAIKVVADNGNSATYKYPYMDNTNLVFDFDTKTGTATGFITNSATPGAISGKYVRVAKTTGTWAADEFIRGVGKIPADAVSNPDQYLYKFEINTQVPFNQQGIRMWADYGDSGTYYLWNPTVSPFDTRGKWITYSIPLLDIVKKATITARTNNDYTFRAIVYGPTPFQIDLSMDNIRIVHK from the coding sequence ATGAGAACGTTTAAATTCAAACATCATATCATCATGCTGAGTGCGGTAATGGCCGCGCTCCATCTTACAAGCTGTAAAAAAGATCAAAGCAGCGATAACGATTGTAGCGGTACTCCGGTCATCACCAAAGTGGTAAAGTCTACCGATCGTTCCGTTACACTGTCCTCCGGAGACCTGCGTCAGTTCGTGACCATACAGGGTTCGAACCTGTGTGGTGTCACCGAAGTGATGTTCAATAACATTAAGGTCACCTCGGCCGATTTTTATGCAACGGCTGACGAGATCACAGTACGCGTACCGGCCAGCGTGCCAAGTTCAGATCAGATCACCAATAAGATCACTGTCAATACCCCATCGGGTAACGCCACCACTAACTTTGTGGTCAACATACCGCCAATATCCATAACAGGTGTTGACAATGAGTACGCGCCTGCAGGTACCACCATGACGCTGCTTGGTCCAAGTTTCGGTATTTACGGCTTTACGGGCGGTAAAGGCAAAGTTTTCTTTGGTACTACCGAGGCTACCATCACCAAGGCAACGCCTGATACCTTGCAAGTGACCGTGCCGGCTGGTGTCCAACAAAATTCGGCTATTAAGGTGGTGGCCGACAATGGCAACAGTGCAACTTATAAGTATCCGTACATGGATAACACCAACCTGGTATTTGACTTTGACACCAAGACCGGAACAGCTACTGGGTTCATTACTAACAGCGCGACCCCTGGCGCTATCAGCGGCAAGTATGTCCGCGTAGCTAAAACTACCGGAACCTGGGCCGCTGATGAATTCATCAGGGGCGTGGGAAAGATCCCAGCTGATGCAGTGAGTAACCCTGATCAATATCTGTACAAGTTCGAGATCAATACGCAGGTGCCGTTCAACCAACAGGGTATTCGTATGTGGGCTGATTATGGTGATAGCGGTACTTATTATTTGTGGAATCCGACAGTATCGCCGTTCGATACCCGTGGTAAATGGATCACCTATTCGATCCCACTTCTGGATATCGTGAAAAAAGCGACCATCACGGCCCGTACCAACAACGACTACACGTTCAGAGCGATCGTTTATGGTCCAACGCCGTTCCAGATCGATCTTTCAATGGACAATATTCGTATCGTACATAAGTGA
- a CDS encoding glycan-binding surface protein, which yields MKKTLKISGIMLTLSASVFAQSNAFSLTKILNEYAPTGSTMVIIGSQLKSNMVPGKAKVLFGSTEAPITRVTDDSLYVKVPDNAAPGTTVKVITPGGEKSVPYPYKDKRNVIFDFNSGSGSDYVTSSAKPGPIDGKYVRIEKEIPSWSVIDLIQGNVTMPAEAVTDPSKYVLKFEVNTLKPFDANMIKIMIDGDYHEVNTYLWRSRQPFDTKGQWQTYTVELDKIINTPLKASLNKHKFKLSYHGNGVLDADMSFDNFRVVPKEN from the coding sequence ATGAAAAAGACACTAAAGATATCGGGCATAATGCTAACGCTTAGCGCATCAGTGTTCGCGCAGTCAAACGCTTTTAGCCTTACCAAAATACTTAACGAATATGCTCCGACAGGAAGCACGATGGTGATCATCGGTTCACAACTGAAAAGCAATATGGTTCCCGGTAAAGCTAAGGTACTGTTCGGCTCAACGGAGGCTCCGATCACCCGCGTGACCGACGATAGCTTGTATGTAAAGGTGCCTGACAACGCTGCTCCAGGCACCACTGTGAAGGTGATCACGCCCGGCGGAGAGAAGAGCGTACCATATCCCTACAAAGACAAAAGGAACGTCATTTTTGATTTTAACTCAGGCTCAGGCAGTGACTATGTGACGAGTAGTGCCAAGCCGGGTCCGATCGATGGTAAGTACGTACGGATCGAGAAGGAGATACCCTCATGGTCGGTGATCGATCTGATCCAGGGCAACGTGACCATGCCGGCCGAGGCGGTAACTGACCCGTCAAAATACGTTCTCAAGTTTGAAGTGAACACCTTAAAGCCATTCGATGCGAACATGATCAAGATCATGATCGATGGCGACTATCATGAGGTGAACACTTATCTATGGAGAAGCAGGCAGCCATTTGATACCAAAGGGCAATGGCAAACTTACACCGTTGAGCTTGATAAGATCATCAATACACCTTTAAAAGCGTCGTTGAACAAGCATAAGTTCAAATTATCCTATCACGGTAATGGGGTGCTGGATGCTGATATGTCCTTCGATAACTTCCGTGTTGTTCCAAAAGAAAATTAA
- a CDS encoding GDSL-type esterase/lipase family protein has product MIKTINKAVLFLASVLLLLGFTSQDSVAQEQRFYYWNTIQNFRKQDSLQAPPQNAILFVGSSSFTNWHNVQQMFPDRVIINRGFGGSQLLDAKQYFEQTKYPQKLKQIVLYSGDNDIASGASAQEVFGRFKQVYELIRKDQPKLPIAYLSIKGCPGRARSIPVVKETNALIKEFLAMQKNTAYVDVFSATMDSEGQPIKEIYVEDGVHMNQKGYDIWASVLKPYLVK; this is encoded by the coding sequence ATGATCAAAACGATAAACAAAGCAGTTCTATTCCTGGCAAGTGTACTTTTGTTGTTGGGTTTTACTTCACAAGACTCCGTAGCACAAGAGCAAAGATTTTACTATTGGAACACCATCCAGAACTTCCGTAAGCAGGACAGTTTGCAGGCGCCACCTCAAAATGCTATACTCTTTGTGGGCAGCTCGTCCTTTACTAACTGGCACAACGTTCAGCAGATGTTCCCTGACCGTGTGATCATTAATCGGGGTTTTGGCGGTTCACAATTGCTGGATGCGAAACAATACTTTGAACAAACCAAATATCCCCAAAAGCTCAAACAGATCGTGCTTTATTCAGGCGATAATGATATTGCCTCTGGCGCTTCTGCTCAGGAGGTGTTCGGCCGCTTTAAGCAGGTGTATGAGCTTATCCGCAAAGATCAGCCTAAACTACCCATCGCCTACCTTTCTATCAAAGGTTGTCCGGGCAGGGCGCGTTCCATACCTGTAGTAAAAGAGACCAACGCGCTGATCAAAGAATTTCTGGCTATGCAGAAAAACACCGCCTATGTAGATGTCTTCTCTGCCACAATGGACAGCGAGGGGCAGCCTATTAAAGAGATCTATGTGGAGGATGGTGTGCACATGAATCAAAAAGGTTATGATATATGGGCTTCGGTGCTTAAGCCATACCTGGTGAAATAA
- a CDS encoding sialate O-acetylesterase, translating to MSPLFGDGMVLQRNKPITIWGWADRGEKVTVKFQKQTRTAIANKDGKWRVILNSEPEGGPYQMTIKGKDQLLLSDVLLGEVWLCSGQSNMEFAVRSANNASREILEANNTQIRQFKVPNTISKQPQDGLTGGSWRPATPENVGEFTAVGYFYAKELYKQLKVPIGLINSTWGGTDIETWISRPALENSDIFRSMANVLPPAADLDVVIKARKEQLLATIEKLQSGLPKDTAEISKWREPKFDDTKWPEMPVPAFWEGTVDGLDGTVWLRRTFNISKKNAGKLAELHLGMVDDEDVSYLNGVKVGGMKEGYNTQRVYPITAGLLKEGANTIAIRVQDNGGGGGVTGKPDDIQLLVGEDTIGLAGQWKFQVASLSQATNNNADPNVFPSLLYNGMISPLVDHSVKGVLWYQGENNAQRAVQYRTALPLLINDWRKSWKQPDMPFYIIQISSWKASGGDSRLGSQWAELREAQTMASKLPNTGLVVTVDVGETNDIHPKDKQDVGKRSAALSLARSYGMALPYQGPSYKSMQIKNGKAMLTFSDAEDGLWVKDKYGYIKGFELAGANERFYYAKATLDGNKVILENPNVSVPVAVRYAWADDAGDANLYNKAGFPLVPFRTDDWKTVTANMKYTIK from the coding sequence TTGTCACCTTTATTCGGCGACGGCATGGTGTTACAGCGCAATAAGCCTATCACGATATGGGGCTGGGCTGATCGAGGCGAGAAAGTGACCGTCAAATTTCAGAAGCAGACCAGGACCGCCATCGCGAACAAGGACGGCAAATGGCGGGTGATATTGAACAGCGAACCTGAAGGCGGGCCGTATCAGATGACCATCAAAGGCAAAGATCAGCTGTTGTTAAGTGATGTGTTATTGGGCGAGGTTTGGTTGTGTTCGGGACAATCGAATATGGAATTCGCCGTTCGTTCGGCCAATAACGCCAGCAGAGAGATACTGGAGGCTAACAATACTCAGATCCGGCAATTCAAAGTTCCCAACACCATATCCAAGCAGCCACAAGACGGCCTTACAGGCGGAAGTTGGCGACCGGCCACGCCGGAAAATGTGGGTGAATTTACTGCCGTTGGCTACTTTTATGCAAAAGAGCTTTACAAGCAACTGAAAGTACCCATAGGTTTGATCAATTCTACCTGGGGAGGGACCGACATCGAGACCTGGATCAGCAGGCCAGCATTGGAGAACAGCGATATATTCCGGTCAATGGCTAACGTGCTGCCACCGGCAGCAGATCTTGATGTGGTCATCAAAGCGCGGAAGGAGCAATTATTAGCTACGATAGAAAAACTACAAAGCGGCTTGCCAAAGGATACTGCCGAGATATCCAAGTGGCGGGAACCGAAGTTTGACGATACAAAATGGCCTGAGATGCCTGTCCCTGCCTTTTGGGAAGGTACCGTAGATGGACTGGATGGAACGGTTTGGCTTCGGAGGACCTTTAATATCAGTAAAAAAAATGCAGGCAAACTTGCCGAACTTCATTTAGGGATGGTCGACGATGAAGATGTAAGTTATTTGAACGGTGTCAAGGTGGGAGGGATGAAGGAAGGATATAACACCCAGCGTGTGTACCCTATCACTGCCGGGCTTTTAAAAGAAGGAGCCAACACCATTGCCATACGTGTACAAGATAACGGTGGTGGCGGTGGGGTGACCGGGAAACCCGATGATATACAGCTGTTAGTAGGTGAGGATACGATCGGTCTTGCAGGTCAATGGAAGTTCCAAGTGGCTTCTTTATCTCAGGCCACAAATAATAACGCAGACCCGAACGTTTTTCCAAGCCTGCTGTACAACGGAATGATCAGCCCATTGGTCGATCATTCGGTCAAAGGAGTGTTGTGGTATCAAGGTGAGAATAATGCTCAGCGGGCGGTGCAATACCGCACTGCCTTACCATTGCTGATCAATGATTGGCGCAAGAGTTGGAAACAGCCTGACATGCCCTTCTATATTATCCAGATCTCGAGCTGGAAAGCATCAGGCGGAGACAGTAGGCTCGGTAGCCAATGGGCCGAATTGCGCGAGGCCCAAACAATGGCCTCAAAGCTACCGAACACCGGATTGGTGGTCACGGTAGATGTGGGAGAGACCAATGACATACATCCTAAGGACAAACAGGATGTAGGTAAACGTTCGGCCGCTTTATCGCTGGCGCGATCATATGGAATGGCTTTGCCATATCAAGGCCCTTCATACAAAAGCATGCAGATCAAAAATGGTAAAGCGATGTTGACCTTTTCTGATGCTGAGGATGGCTTATGGGTAAAAGATAAATATGGCTATATTAAAGGCTTCGAGTTAGCCGGAGCCAATGAGCGTTTCTATTACGCCAAAGCGACCCTTGATGGAAACAAGGTGATACTGGAGAACCCAAATGTGAGCGTACCGGTAGCGGTACGTTATGCCTGGGCCGATGATGCCGGTGATGCCAACTTGTACAATAAGGCCGGTTTTCCACTGGTGCCTTTCCGCACCGATGACTGGAAGACCGTGACCGCTAATATGAAGTATACGATAAAGTGA
- a CDS encoding alpha-L-rhamnosidase: MKCNWTIALLIMLALGINATAYAQCRPTHLKCEYLTDPLGIDTQEPRLTWNLAGCTQGGRQVSYSIELGTDPVKLAKNDGIIWRSGKVASDDMLVALPAGKLSSFTHYYWRVTIIDNNGKTATSDVAGFETAMLNKSDWQGGWITDGIDVNEKPAGYFRKAFKAKGAIKSARAYIAAAGLYELQINGKKVGDHRLDPMFTCFDRRNLYVTHDITSMLTTGNNAIGVTLGNGWFNHVSTAVWFFDKAPWRARPKFCMDIRITYQDGTTEVISTDNSWRTSHGPITFNSIYTAEHYDARLEQAGWDTPIFIDTTWKNAIYTSAPSQHIVSQQMYPIRDVKELRPVSVKRLSPLCHVFDLGQNIAGVSEITVRGNAGAKLRLIHGERLKKDGHVDRSNIDYHYRPTNDQDPFQEDILILSGKKEDSFRAKFNYKGFQYVEVVASEPVNLSAQNLKAYFMHSDVPAVGNISSSSTLLNKIWQATNNSYLSNLFGYPTDCPQREKNGWTGDAHIAVETGLYNFDGKTVYEKWMADHRDEQQPNGVLPAIIPTAMWGYDWANGPDWTSTIAIIPWNLYLFYGDTRPLEQNYDNIKRYVDHITSVSPSGLTDWGLGDWIPIKSRSNKELTSSIYYFIDANILAQAAKALGKQADAQTYHALAMKIKDAINAKFYDQQKGIYCSGYQTELSAPLYWRLVPDTERAKVAKNLASRVEADGGLDVGLLGSKTILNALSENGYADLAYKLASNESYPSWGWWIKNGATTLYENWKIEGSSDISLNHIMFGEISAWYYKALGGMFPDPGSPGFKNVILKPNFVSGLERFSATHTGPYGDIISSWQRKGQKVSYEVTIPANSIATLSLKASVIKARSASDEVNLSKPVGGKYILQLQPGFHKFDIQL, from the coding sequence ATGAAGTGTAACTGGACGATCGCACTGCTGATCATGCTGGCTTTAGGTATAAATGCAACTGCTTATGCACAATGCAGGCCTACTCATTTAAAGTGCGAATATCTGACCGATCCGCTCGGGATCGACACACAAGAGCCTCGTCTTACCTGGAACCTCGCCGGTTGTACGCAGGGCGGTCGCCAAGTATCGTACAGTATCGAGCTGGGGACCGACCCGGTCAAACTTGCCAAGAATGACGGCATCATTTGGCGGTCGGGTAAGGTGGCCTCTGATGATATGCTGGTGGCTTTGCCAGCTGGTAAGTTAAGTTCATTCACGCATTACTACTGGCGTGTCACCATAATTGACAACAACGGTAAAACCGCTACATCAGATGTGGCTGGCTTTGAAACGGCCATGCTTAATAAGTCCGACTGGCAGGGGGGCTGGATCACTGATGGTATCGACGTGAATGAAAAGCCTGCAGGGTACTTTCGTAAAGCGTTCAAGGCCAAAGGTGCGATCAAGAGTGCGCGAGCTTACATCGCCGCTGCTGGTTTATATGAATTACAGATCAACGGTAAAAAAGTCGGTGATCATCGGCTCGACCCCATGTTCACCTGTTTTGACAGGCGTAACCTGTATGTGACGCATGACATCACCTCGATGCTGACCACCGGCAACAATGCCATAGGCGTCACCTTGGGTAACGGTTGGTTCAACCATGTCTCGACCGCGGTTTGGTTCTTTGACAAGGCACCTTGGCGCGCACGGCCAAAGTTCTGTATGGATATACGTATCACATATCAGGATGGTACCACGGAAGTTATTAGCACCGATAATTCCTGGCGCACCTCACATGGCCCGATAACATTCAACAGTATTTACACGGCGGAGCACTACGATGCACGTTTAGAGCAAGCCGGTTGGGATACTCCAATTTTTATTGATACCACCTGGAAAAATGCCATCTACACATCAGCTCCTTCGCAACACATCGTTTCGCAACAGATGTATCCCATTCGCGATGTTAAAGAGTTGAGACCTGTAAGCGTGAAGAGGCTCTCTCCGCTTTGTCATGTGTTCGATCTTGGACAGAATATAGCCGGCGTGAGCGAGATCACCGTAAGAGGTAATGCAGGTGCCAAGCTAAGGTTGATCCATGGCGAACGATTGAAGAAGGACGGTCATGTGGATCGCTCCAACATCGACTACCACTATCGCCCAACAAATGACCAAGACCCGTTCCAGGAAGATATTTTGATCCTGTCGGGAAAAAAAGAAGATAGTTTCAGAGCAAAATTTAACTACAAGGGCTTCCAATACGTGGAGGTGGTAGCCAGCGAGCCTGTCAACCTGAGCGCTCAAAACCTGAAGGCCTACTTTATGCACAGTGATGTGCCTGCGGTAGGCAACATCAGTTCGTCAAGCACATTACTGAATAAGATCTGGCAGGCTACCAATAATTCATATCTGTCGAATCTATTTGGTTATCCAACAGATTGCCCGCAACGGGAAAAGAACGGCTGGACCGGCGATGCGCACATCGCTGTGGAGACCGGGCTCTACAACTTTGACGGGAAGACCGTGTATGAAAAATGGATGGCCGACCATCGTGATGAGCAGCAGCCCAACGGTGTGCTGCCGGCTATCATACCCACTGCCATGTGGGGGTATGATTGGGCCAATGGCCCTGACTGGACGAGCACCATTGCGATCATTCCCTGGAACCTGTACCTGTTCTACGGCGATACACGACCGTTAGAGCAGAACTACGACAACATTAAACGTTATGTTGACCACATTACCAGCGTTAGCCCTTCGGGCTTGACCGACTGGGGGCTGGGCGATTGGATACCGATCAAGTCGCGATCGAATAAGGAGTTAACTTCATCGATATATTACTTCATCGATGCCAACATACTGGCTCAGGCAGCAAAAGCTTTAGGCAAACAAGCTGATGCACAGACCTATCACGCATTGGCAATGAAGATAAAAGATGCGATCAATGCCAAATTCTATGATCAGCAAAAGGGCATTTATTGCTCTGGCTACCAAACGGAATTAAGCGCGCCACTTTACTGGCGATTGGTGCCCGATACTGAACGAGCCAAAGTGGCCAAAAATCTTGCCTCAAGGGTAGAGGCTGACGGCGGATTGGACGTCGGCTTGTTGGGGTCGAAAACTATATTGAATGCTTTGAGCGAGAACGGTTATGCTGATCTGGCTTATAAACTGGCCTCCAATGAGTCATATCCTTCATGGGGCTGGTGGATCAAGAACGGCGCGACCACACTTTACGAGAACTGGAAGATCGAAGGTAGCTCTGATATCTCGCTAAACCACATCATGTTCGGCGAAATAAGTGCATGGTATTACAAAGCGTTAGGTGGGATGTTCCCGGATCCCGGTTCGCCAGGCTTCAAGAACGTGATCTTAAAGCCAAATTTTGTTAGCGGCCTGGAGCGTTTTAGTGCAACGCATACCGGTCCGTACGGTGACATCATTTCATCATGGCAACGCAAGGGGCAAAAGGTTAGCTATGAGGTGACCATTCCGGCTAACAGTATTGCCACGCTATCCTTAAAAGCATCAGTGATCAAGGCGAGATCAGCCTCCGACGAGGTAAACTTGAGTAAACCGGTAGGTGGTAAATATATCTTACAACTTCAACCGGGGTTCCATAAGTTCGATATACAATTGTAG
- a CDS encoding AraC family transcriptional regulator yields MQNLHKNVFKEITPLTPFDCFTIFSRVKKEFNFPLHYHDEYELNLILNAKGAKRIVGDHIDVIDDLELVLIGPNTPHAWFTHQCTTEITEVTIQWHKDLFDEKFLSRNQLSFIKKMFDMSARGVSFPQGTIEAVRERILALSQRSGFDSVMDLISLLHDLSTSRKIFSLSDTSFLNNKNFSYNSRRLEKAFEFMNVNYHNQISLNDVAKLVNMTDESFSRFIKKRTGNTFINSLNEIRLGHASRMLIDTTHSVTEISYQCGFNNMSNFNRLFKKKKSCTPKEFRENFSGVRVFV; encoded by the coding sequence ATGCAAAACCTGCACAAGAACGTATTTAAGGAGATCACTCCCTTAACACCTTTTGACTGTTTCACCATTTTTTCGAGGGTCAAAAAAGAGTTCAATTTTCCGCTTCATTATCATGACGAATACGAACTGAACCTGATACTAAATGCTAAAGGTGCCAAGCGTATAGTAGGTGATCATATAGATGTGATCGATGACCTGGAATTGGTTTTGATCGGTCCTAACACTCCCCATGCCTGGTTCACCCATCAATGTACTACCGAGATCACCGAAGTGACCATACAGTGGCACAAAGATCTTTTTGATGAAAAGTTCTTGAGCCGCAACCAGTTAAGCTTCATCAAAAAGATGTTCGATATGAGCGCACGCGGTGTGTCTTTTCCGCAAGGCACCATAGAGGCGGTAAGGGAAAGGATCCTGGCCTTGAGTCAGCGAAGCGGTTTCGACTCAGTGATGGACCTGATCAGCCTTCTGCACGATCTTTCTACCTCGCGCAAGATATTCTCCTTATCTGACACCTCGTTCTTGAACAATAAGAACTTCAGTTACAACAGCCGCCGGTTAGAGAAGGCCTTTGAATTCATGAACGTTAATTATCACAATCAGATATCCCTTAATGATGTGGCCAAACTGGTGAACATGACCGACGAATCTTTTAGCCGTTTCATCAAAAAACGAACCGGCAATACGTTTATTAATAGTCTTAACGAGATCAGGTTGGGTCATGCCTCGCGGATGCTGATCGATACCACCCATTCGGTGACCGAGATATCTTACCAGTGCGGCTTCAATAACATGTCGAACTTTAACCGTTTGTTCAAGAAGAAAAAGAGTTGTACCCCTAAAGAGTTCCGCGAGAATTTCTCAGGTGTGAGAGTTTTCGTTTAA